One Aliidiomarina minuta genomic region harbors:
- a CDS encoding ketopantoate reductase family protein produces the protein MQWVVVGTGALSTLWAFGLQRQGEKVTLLTRHVEDGRHLELTAEHTDGLQAQSFEVIGDPTQAGRNSVWLIIVKAWQLQAVVDLLAGQIPDNAHVIISHNGIGAAQNALLTTPDWHLYDLVTTHGAWRRSRLHSVHAGHGQSWVGPRQPGLSAVPEWFQPLRAALPPLEWDSTILYRRWHKLAVNCAINPLATLANVPNGILKNLHFQQDIRAICEEVALVAQTHLGKALPELSADQLESGVYQVIQATANNRCSMLQDIDAGQRTEIDYLNGYICQLGQDYNIPTPVNQRLWQNITALT, from the coding sequence ATGCAATGGGTGGTAGTAGGTACAGGAGCATTATCTACACTTTGGGCTTTCGGCCTGCAACGCCAGGGTGAAAAAGTCACCCTGCTTACCCGGCACGTCGAAGACGGCCGACACCTGGAATTAACTGCAGAACACACCGATGGACTTCAGGCACAGTCCTTTGAAGTCATCGGCGATCCTACTCAGGCCGGGCGCAACAGTGTCTGGCTTATCATTGTCAAAGCCTGGCAATTACAGGCTGTAGTTGATCTGCTTGCCGGACAGATACCGGACAACGCCCATGTCATCATCAGCCACAATGGCATAGGCGCTGCGCAGAACGCACTGCTGACAACCCCGGACTGGCACCTTTACGACTTAGTAACCACGCACGGCGCCTGGCGTCGTTCGCGGCTGCACAGCGTGCATGCGGGACATGGGCAAAGCTGGGTCGGTCCTCGCCAGCCTGGGCTCAGCGCCGTACCTGAATGGTTCCAGCCGTTACGCGCCGCCCTGCCCCCACTGGAATGGGACAGCACTATATTATACCGCCGCTGGCACAAGCTTGCTGTCAACTGTGCGATAAATCCGCTCGCTACCCTGGCTAATGTGCCGAATGGCATTCTGAAAAACCTGCATTTTCAGCAGGACATCAGAGCTATCTGCGAAGAAGTCGCTCTCGTTGCACAAACCCATCTGGGCAAAGCCTTGCCTGAGTTAAGCGCCGACCAGCTGGAGTCTGGTGTTTATCAGGTGATTCAGGCCACAGCGAATAACCGCTGCTCGATGTTGCAGGATATCGACGCCGGACAGCGCACTGAAATTGACTACCTGAACGGCTACATCTGCCAGCTAGGCCAGGATTACAACATCCCCACCCCCGTCAACCAACGCCTCTGGCAAAACATCACAGCCCTCACGTAG
- a CDS encoding REP-associated tyrosine transposase, producing the protein MPNFSRYYESGGWFFFTVVTYKRQAVLLQPQVRESLKQALKETNQRYPFKIHAFVLLPDHFHCVLEIDDPKIPQRISMIKRRTTQLSGFQSALQQTPSEKKKRRSGLWQPRYWEHHIHNEQRLYNQVMYCYFNPVKHGLVERIGLWPYSTFHRDVAAGHIPAEWAYISG; encoded by the coding sequence ATGCCAAACTTCTCCCGCTATTATGAATCCGGCGGTTGGTTCTTTTTCACGGTGGTTACCTACAAAAGGCAAGCCGTGTTGTTACAACCGCAAGTTCGGGAATCCCTGAAACAGGCTTTAAAAGAAACCAATCAACGCTATCCATTTAAAATCCACGCTTTTGTACTTCTGCCGGACCACTTTCATTGTGTGCTGGAAATTGACGATCCGAAAATTCCGCAGCGGATAAGCATGATAAAAAGGCGCACTACTCAGCTATCTGGTTTTCAAAGTGCTTTGCAGCAAACCCCGTCTGAGAAGAAAAAACGGCGGAGTGGTCTTTGGCAGCCAAGGTATTGGGAGCATCACATTCATAATGAACAGCGCCTGTATAATCAGGTGATGTATTGTTATTTCAATCCAGTAAAACATGGCCTGGTAGAGCGCATAGGTTTATGGCCATATTCAACTTTTCATCGTGACGTTGCTGCCGGTCATATTCCTGCCGAGTGGGCGTATATTTCGGGGTGA
- the ribBA gene encoding bifunctional 3,4-dihydroxy-2-butanone-4-phosphate synthase/GTP cyclohydrolase II has product MSTLNTTEEIIADIKAGKMVILMDDEDRENEGDLIMAAECVTPDAVNFMARYGRGLICLTLSEKRCQQLRLPLMVDQNNSPYATNFTVSIEAAEGVTTGISAADRAQTVKAAVAKDAQPSDLVMPGHIFPLKAKEGGVLNRAGHTEAGCDLARLAGYEPAAVIVEILKEDGSMARRPDLEVFAAEHDIKIGTIADLIEYRSIQERTVERVAECKLPTAYGEFDLVTYQDTVDGQVHFALRSGEIDGDQPTLVRVHLQDTFNDLLATERATRRSWPLYRAMRKIGEEGGVLVLLGRQQTPMDLIDQVRHFEREDRGEPKPSATLSQESRNVGVGSQILADLGVHKMNLLSSPKRYSALSGFGLEVVDFIEDA; this is encoded by the coding sequence AAGAAATTATCGCCGATATCAAAGCCGGTAAAATGGTCATTTTGATGGATGATGAAGATCGTGAAAACGAAGGCGATCTGATCATGGCTGCTGAATGTGTCACACCCGATGCGGTGAATTTTATGGCCCGTTACGGCCGTGGCTTGATCTGCCTGACCTTAAGCGAAAAGCGTTGTCAGCAATTGCGTCTTCCCTTAATGGTAGACCAGAATAACTCGCCGTACGCGACCAACTTCACGGTTTCTATTGAAGCTGCTGAAGGTGTGACTACCGGTATTTCAGCTGCAGATCGCGCGCAAACCGTGAAAGCAGCGGTAGCAAAAGATGCCCAGCCGAGCGATTTGGTCATGCCGGGCCATATTTTCCCGCTTAAAGCCAAAGAAGGCGGGGTGTTGAACCGGGCCGGCCATACCGAAGCTGGCTGTGATCTGGCTCGCCTGGCGGGTTATGAACCTGCGGCTGTGATTGTTGAAATACTTAAAGAAGACGGCAGCATGGCACGCCGTCCTGACCTGGAAGTTTTTGCTGCTGAACATGACATTAAAATTGGCACCATTGCCGATTTGATCGAATACCGTTCTATTCAGGAACGCACCGTCGAGCGTGTAGCTGAATGTAAACTGCCGACTGCCTATGGTGAGTTTGACCTGGTGACTTATCAGGATACTGTTGATGGTCAGGTGCATTTCGCCCTGCGCAGCGGAGAAATAGATGGTGATCAGCCAACTCTGGTGCGGGTGCATTTGCAGGATACTTTTAATGATCTGCTTGCTACTGAGCGTGCCACTCGTCGCAGCTGGCCGTTATATCGGGCGATGCGTAAGATTGGCGAAGAGGGCGGTGTTTTGGTATTACTGGGCCGTCAGCAAACTCCTATGGATTTGATTGATCAGGTACGTCATTTCGAACGCGAAGACCGTGGCGAACCTAAGCCTAGTGCGACCTTGAGCCAGGAATCACGCAATGTGGGTGTAGGGTCGCAAATCCTTGCCGACCTCGGTGTACACAAAATGAACCTGCTCAGCTCCCCCAAACGCTACTCCGCTCTGTCCGGCTTCGGTTTAGAAGTTGTAGATTTCATCGAAGACGCATAG